The following proteins come from a genomic window of Amaranthus tricolor cultivar Red isolate AtriRed21 chromosome 14, ASM2621246v1, whole genome shotgun sequence:
- the LOC130799314 gene encoding uncharacterized protein LOC130799314, with the protein MRVGENESDLFELGGIGESKMNGRLSVPNQLEILRNEILKRSSELFHLHPGRDKMTEEIRKLFLWKGLRKDAFDFASKCLVFQRVKFERLEVGLNFYGLRNRIAEDPRGNDVIWVIVDKFTKGSKVFIERNHSNLRGSLESCILDFGRSCEDKLPMVEFAYNNNFQSSIKMTPNKAPYGRKCRLPLC; encoded by the exons ATGAG AGTTGGGGAAAATGAGAGTGATCTTTTTGAGTTAGGAGGAATAGGAGAATCAAAGATGAATGGTAGATTGTCTGTTCCTAatcaacttgaaatattgagGAATGAGATTTTGAAAAGGTCATCAGAGTTGTTTCACTTGCATCCAGGTCGTGATAAAATGACTGAAGAGATTAGAAAGTTATTTTTGTGGAAAGGCCTAAGGAAGGATGCATTTGATTTTGCGTCGAAATGTCTAGTTTTCCAAAGGGTAAAGTTTGAAAG ATTGGAAGTGGGACTCAATTTCTACGGACTTCGTAATAGGATTGCGGAGGACCCACGAGGAAATGATGTTATTTGGGTTATAGTCGACAAGTTTACCAAG GGATCCAAAGTTTTTATTGAG AGAAACCATTCAAATCTTAGAGGATCTCTCGAGAGTTGTATTTTAGACTTTGGACGCTCTTGTGAAGATAAATTACCTATGGTGGAGTTTGCCTACAACAACAATTTTCAATCCAGCATTAAGATGACACCGAACAAAGCTCCTTATGGAAGGAAGTGTCGATTACCTTTGTGTTAG
- the LOC130799315 gene encoding uncharacterized protein LOC130799315, protein MDITVPEGPSVIHDSIDALRIVQQNMRAAHSRQKSYVGNFRRMLQFEVGDKVQVRFMIPYGFTYERVREVDYELALPSSLAKVHNVLIYVSQLRNLLAYQDFGYSSQGVEEFKDILLVKALWSNHEVKETTCENETNMR, encoded by the exons ATGGATATAACCGTGCCAGAAGGTCCAAGTGTGATTCATGATTCCATTGATGCTTTGAGGATCGTTcaacagaacatgagagcaGCACATAGCCGACAAAAAAGTTATGTTGGTAATTTTCGAAGgatgttgcaatttgaggtCGGCGACAAGGTCCAAGTGCGATTCATGATTCCTTATGGTTTCACCTACGAGAG AGTTAGAGAAGTTGAttatgagttggctttacctTCTAGTTTggcaaaagttcataatgtaCTAATCTatgtttcacagttgaggaa CCTACTAGCCTATCAAGATTTTGGATACTCGAGTCAAGGAGTGGAGGAATTCAAGGATATTCTGTTGGTCAAGGCTCTATGGTCAAACCACGAAGTCAAGGAAACTACTTGCGAAAATGAGACAAACATGAGATAG